From a region of the Kiritimatiellales bacterium genome:
- a CDS encoding inorganic pyrophosphatase gives MSFPKTFYHWRPHPWHGLDCGSNAPVVVNAYIEMTPFDSVKYEVDKTTGYLRVDRPQLTSSMPPTLYGFIPRTYCGMRVQQLSPSSEKGDGDPLDICVITERPINRGEVILRARIIGGVQMIDGGEADDKIIAVLHEDRFWANVNDLDQVPQILRDRLQHYFETYKLTPGGETNVQIKELYNAERARTVVEAARADYTEMYGGY, from the coding sequence ATGTCTTTCCCGAAAACATTTTATCACTGGCGTCCGCATCCATGGCACGGTCTGGATTGCGGCAGTAACGCGCCGGTGGTGGTGAATGCGTATATTGAAATGACGCCTTTTGATTCGGTGAAATATGAAGTGGATAAAACCACCGGATATCTGCGTGTCGACCGTCCGCAGTTGACATCATCAATGCCGCCGACGCTGTACGGATTTATTCCGCGCACCTATTGCGGCATGCGTGTGCAGCAGCTTTCGCCGTCATCTGAAAAAGGCGACGGCGATCCGCTCGACATTTGCGTGATCACCGAGCGCCCGATTAACCGTGGTGAAGTGATTTTGCGCGCACGCATTATCGGCGGTGTGCAAATGATTGATGGCGGCGAAGCAGACGACAAAATTATTGCCGTACTGCACGAAGACCGTTTCTGGGCGAATGTAAATGATCTTGATCAGGTCCCTCAGATTCTGCGTGACCGCCTGCAACATTATTTTGAAACCTATAAGCTTACACCGGGCGGTGAAACCAATGTACAGATCAAAGAACTCTATAACGCTGAACGCGCCCGTACCGTTGTTGAAGCAGCCCGTGCTGATTATACCGAAATGTACGGCGGATACTAA
- the lpdA gene encoding dihydrolipoyl dehydrogenase, with the protein MNETFDIIIIGAGPGGYVMAERAGHRGKKVLLIEKENLGGVCLNCGCIPTKTLLNSAKHFVHAKEAPEFGVTTGAVKFDLAKAMVWKTDVIKTLRAGIAAMMKKNKVTVVTGAAEFLGARSVKVGDTVYEGANIVIATGSSPFVPPIPGADQPHVMTSTGILDIEKLPETLTVIGGGVIGVEFASFFSSLGVKVDVIEMLDEIIPFMDRKQAVEFRRALKGKITFNLGCTVTAIDGHTVKFTEKSGTEKSIQADIVLMSVGRVPNLSGNGFEKAGLDFDRRGIKVDEQMRTNLPDVYAIGDVTGLSQLAHSATRMGEVALNTICGEKDRFRKNAIPWAVYSMPEVAGCGLTEVQAKEAGYNVKTASLPLTMSGRFLAENGKRGPGSVKVVKDADTDVVLGVHMVGAGVSEMIYGAAVMIEAELRAQDIQQIVFPHPTVGEVIRDTMFQF; encoded by the coding sequence ATGAATGAAACATTTGATATCATAATCATCGGCGCCGGCCCTGGTGGATATGTGATGGCGGAGCGTGCGGGACATCGCGGTAAAAAAGTTCTGCTGATTGAAAAGGAAAACCTCGGCGGTGTCTGCCTGAACTGCGGCTGTATTCCAACCAAAACATTGTTGAATTCGGCAAAGCATTTTGTGCATGCGAAAGAAGCGCCGGAGTTTGGCGTGACGACCGGCGCTGTGAAATTCGATCTCGCTAAAGCGATGGTGTGGAAAACGGATGTGATTAAAACGCTGCGCGCCGGCATTGCAGCGATGATGAAAAAAAATAAGGTGACCGTGGTGACCGGCGCGGCGGAGTTTCTCGGCGCGCGCAGCGTGAAAGTCGGCGATACCGTTTATGAAGGCGCAAATATTGTGATCGCTACCGGATCGTCGCCGTTTGTTCCGCCGATCCCCGGTGCGGATCAGCCGCATGTAATGACAAGCACGGGAATTCTGGACATTGAAAAACTGCCGGAAACGCTGACAGTAATCGGCGGCGGCGTGATCGGCGTGGAGTTTGCCAGCTTTTTCAGCAGCCTCGGTGTGAAGGTGGATGTCATCGAAATGCTCGATGAAATTATTCCGTTTATGGATCGCAAGCAGGCGGTGGAATTCCGCCGCGCTCTAAAAGGTAAAATAACTTTTAATCTCGGATGTACAGTGACGGCGATTGACGGTCATACGGTCAAGTTCACGGAAAAGTCCGGTACAGAAAAATCGATTCAGGCGGATATCGTTTTAATGTCCGTCGGTCGCGTACCGAATCTCTCCGGCAACGGTTTTGAAAAGGCCGGGCTCGATTTTGACCGGCGAGGAATCAAGGTTGACGAACAGATGCGCACGAATCTGCCGGATGTATATGCAATCGGCGATGTTACCGGACTTTCACAGCTTGCGCATTCGGCGACGCGAATGGGTGAAGTTGCGTTGAATACAATTTGCGGCGAAAAAGACCGCTTCCGTAAAAATGCAATTCCATGGGCAGTGTATTCGATGCCGGAAGTCGCCGGATGCGGTTTAACCGAAGTCCAGGCGAAAGAGGCGGGGTATAATGTAAAAACGGCATCGCTGCCGCTGACGATGAGCGGCCGGTTTTTAGCAGAGAACGGCAAGCGCGGTCCCGGTTCGGTGAAGGTCGTGAAAGATGCGGACACGGATGTAGTGCTCGGTGTACATATGGTTGGCGCCGGTGTTTCGGAAATGATTTACGGCGCGGCGGTGATGATTGAAGCCGAACTGCGTGCGCAAGATATTCAGCAGATTGTTTTCCCGCATCCGACGGTCGGGGAAGTGATCCGCGATACGATGTTTCAGTTTTAA
- a CDS encoding zinc-binding dehydrogenase: MKTKAVRLYGENDLRLEEFELPAIKESEILAKVVSDSLCMSSYKAAVQGAKHKRVPDNVAENPIIIGHEFCGELIEVGAKWTDQFKPGQKFTIQTALADENGPIGVLSAPGYSYQYVGGNAQYVIIPEEVMKNNCLLPYSGDAFYLGSLSEPMSCIVGAYHANYHIKPGTYVHNMGIKKDGSCAILAGVGPMGLGAIDYAIHCDRKPALLVVTDIDTARLARAESLFSVEDAAKNGVKLIYVNTAEEDKGVDYLKSLTPDGGGFDDVFVYAPVRSLVEQADKILGFDGCLNFFAGPTNPEFVAEFNFYNVHYAATHIVGTSGGNKDDMIESLQMMGAGRLNPSAMITHVGGLDAVAETTLNLPNIPGGKKLIYTGISMPLTALSDFAKKDCPLCGELARIVEKHNGLWSPEAEKYLLENAPAI, translated from the coding sequence ATGAAGACAAAAGCAGTGCGTTTATACGGCGAAAATGATTTACGGTTAGAAGAGTTTGAGCTTCCAGCAATTAAGGAGTCGGAAATCCTGGCAAAGGTGGTTTCGGACAGCCTTTGCATGTCATCATATAAGGCAGCAGTACAGGGCGCAAAACATAAACGTGTACCGGATAATGTGGCTGAAAATCCGATTATTATTGGACACGAATTCTGCGGTGAGCTGATTGAAGTCGGCGCAAAATGGACTGACCAGTTTAAACCCGGACAGAAATTTACAATTCAAACAGCGCTGGCAGATGAAAATGGGCCGATCGGTGTTTTATCGGCGCCGGGATATTCATATCAGTATGTCGGCGGCAATGCACAGTATGTGATTATTCCGGAAGAGGTGATGAAAAATAATTGTCTGCTGCCGTACAGCGGTGATGCGTTTTATCTCGGTTCTCTTTCTGAGCCGATGTCATGCATTGTCGGGGCGTATCATGCAAATTATCATATTAAACCCGGAACATACGTTCATAACATGGGCATCAAAAAAGACGGAAGCTGCGCGATTCTTGCCGGAGTCGGTCCGATGGGGCTGGGTGCGATTGATTATGCGATTCATTGCGACCGGAAGCCGGCGCTGCTGGTTGTGACTGATATTGACACTGCGCGACTGGCACGCGCAGAGTCACTCTTTTCCGTCGAAGATGCGGCGAAAAACGGGGTGAAGCTGATCTATGTGAATACGGCGGAAGAGGACAAAGGTGTCGATTATTTAAAATCGCTTACGCCGGATGGCGGCGGTTTTGACGATGTATTTGTGTATGCTCCGGTGCGGTCGCTGGTGGAACAGGCGGATAAAATTCTCGGATTTGACGGCTGTCTGAATTTCTTTGCCGGTCCGACGAATCCAGAATTTGTTGCTGAATTTAATTTTTACAATGTTCATTATGCCGCAACTCACATTGTGGGAACCAGTGGCGGGAATAAAGATGACATGATTGAATCGCTGCAGATGATGGGCGCCGGACGACTCAACCCGTCGGCCATGATCACACACGTCGGCGGACTTGATGCCGTGGCAGAAACGACGCTGAATCTGCCGAATATTCCCGGCGGGAAAAAACTGATCTACACGGGCATCAGCATGCCGCTTACGGCGCTCAGTGACTTTGCAAAGAAGGACTGTCCGCTGTGCGGGGAACTGGCAAGGATTGTTGAAAAACACAATGGTCTGTGGAGCCCTGAAGCGGAGAAATATCTGCTGGAAAATGCGCCGGCCATCTAG
- the cimA gene encoding citramalate synthase: MNAKRVTVYDTTLRDGAQAEGVSFSAAAKVQIAKRLDDFGVAYIEGGFAASNPKDMEFFRLIKNEKLNHAKIAAFGSTRRANVAPENDTGLKALLEADTPVCTIFGKSWLLHVTEVLQTTPEENLEMIRSSVRFLKERGKEVIFDAEHFFDGYKDDPEYALAALNAAADAGADCLCLCETNGGTLPHEVEAITAAVVKQFKTPVGIHTHNDSECGVANALVAVRAGAVQVQGTMNGIGERVGNCNLISVISNLMLKMGYACLPEKSNLKRLRALSHFIYEQANMRPYTKQAFVGDSAFAHKAGMHVDGVRKVAHSFEHVNPEAVGNQRRILISELSGASNIILKAIEMGINVDRKSPEIREVLKQLEQMEKEGYEYESADASFQMLVKKVLKKHKSFFDFESFTVIVDKQDARPGCRSEATVRLRVNGESVSTMGTGDGPVDALDHALRDALVNFYPAIAGVVLTDYSVRILDPEEATAAKTRVLIESSDGEKTWGTVGVSDNIIEASWEALVDSVEYKLFLEEEKVKNGAPE; this comes from the coding sequence ATGAATGCAAAAAGAGTAACCGTATATGACACCACACTGCGTGACGGCGCACAGGCGGAGGGGGTCTCGTTTTCTGCCGCGGCCAAGGTTCAGATTGCAAAACGTCTGGATGATTTCGGCGTGGCGTATATTGAGGGCGGCTTTGCAGCGTCAAACCCGAAGGATATGGAGTTTTTCCGGCTGATAAAAAATGAAAAACTGAACCATGCTAAAATTGCGGCATTTGGGTCAACGCGCCGCGCCAATGTTGCGCCGGAAAATGACACCGGGCTGAAGGCGCTGCTGGAGGCGGATACGCCGGTGTGTACAATTTTCGGAAAAAGCTGGCTGCTGCATGTAACAGAGGTTTTGCAGACGACGCCTGAGGAAAACCTGGAAATGATCCGGTCGAGTGTGCGGTTTTTAAAAGAGCGCGGCAAAGAGGTGATTTTTGACGCCGAGCATTTTTTTGACGGGTATAAGGATGATCCGGAATATGCGCTGGCCGCGCTGAATGCGGCGGCAGATGCCGGTGCGGATTGTTTGTGCCTGTGCGAAACAAACGGCGGCACACTGCCGCACGAGGTTGAGGCGATTACAGCGGCAGTAGTGAAACAGTTTAAAACACCGGTGGGAATTCACACGCATAATGACAGTGAATGCGGTGTGGCCAATGCGCTGGTGGCGGTGCGTGCCGGTGCGGTTCAGGTTCAGGGGACAATGAACGGGATCGGCGAGCGCGTTGGAAACTGTAATTTAATCTCGGTGATTTCGAATCTGATGCTGAAAATGGGCTATGCGTGTCTGCCGGAAAAATCAAATCTGAAGCGGTTGCGTGCGCTGTCGCACTTTATTTATGAGCAGGCAAATATGCGGCCGTATACGAAACAGGCGTTTGTCGGCGACAGCGCGTTTGCACATAAAGCGGGCATGCATGTAGATGGTGTACGCAAGGTGGCGCACAGCTTTGAACATGTAAACCCGGAGGCGGTGGGTAACCAGCGCCGGATTTTGATTTCAGAACTTTCCGGCGCAAGCAACATAATTCTCAAAGCGATTGAAATGGGAATCAATGTGGATCGCAAGTCGCCGGAAATCCGCGAAGTGCTGAAGCAGCTGGAGCAGATGGAAAAAGAGGGCTACGAATATGAATCCGCCGATGCATCGTTTCAGATGTTAGTGAAGAAAGTGCTGAAGAAGCACAAGTCGTTTTTCGATTTCGAAAGCTTCACGGTGATAGTGGATAAGCAGGACGCGCGACCGGGCTGCCGCTCAGAGGCAACGGTGCGGTTGCGCGTGAACGGCGAGAGTGTTTCGACGATGGGAACCGGTGACGGTCCGGTGGACGCACTTGACCACGCGCTGCGCGATGCACTGGTAAATTTTTATCCGGCAATTGCCGGTGTTGTACTGACAGATTATTCGGTACGTATTCTCGATCCGGAAGAGGCCACGGCCGCGAAAACGCGCGTACTGATTGAGTCGAGCGACGGCGAAAAAACGTGGGGTACGGTCGGTGTTTCAGATAATATTATTGAAGCCTCGTGGGAGGCGCTGGTTGACAGTGTTGAGTATAAGCTTTTCCTGGAAGAAGAGAAAGTGAAGAACGGAGCACCGGAATGA
- a CDS encoding four helix bundle protein yields the protein MSKDRKFDLEDRLIDFATRCINVSESLSGSRAGIHLSDQLVRSGTSPALNYGEAQAAESHKDFVHKMKVCLKELRESLVCLKIIVKAGLSSEERLAPLIKETDELVAIFVSSIKTAKNKNKEIS from the coding sequence ATGTCGAAAGACAGAAAATTTGACCTGGAAGACCGGCTGATTGATTTTGCGACCCGTTGCATCAACGTGTCGGAATCGCTGTCGGGATCCCGCGCCGGAATTCATCTTTCAGATCAACTTGTTCGCAGCGGAACATCTCCGGCGTTAAATTACGGCGAAGCGCAGGCTGCTGAATCGCACAAAGATTTTGTTCACAAAATGAAAGTCTGCCTGAAGGAACTGCGTGAATCATTAGTTTGTTTGAAGATTATTGTAAAAGCCGGTTTGTCGAGTGAAGAACGGTTAGCACCGTTGATTAAGGAGACCGATGAGCTGGTTGCAATTTTTGTTTCCAGTATAAAAACAGCAAAAAATAAAAATAAGGAAATTTCGTAA
- a CDS encoding SDR family NAD(P)-dependent oxidoreductase, which yields MNRKILEMALLLRGLSFDGEKGDIVVFKAPLDRADLICRADELAEKFKPDMRSVIVEDIGGFLLGEDYDAAANGAENPEKVTGRAGVVNNKVCVVTGGAQGFGESIVRELIAAGAIVFIADMNVAGAKKLAAELNSVAEKTVAFGAAVNVTDEASVKAMVDEVVLTAGGIDLFISNAGVLKAGSVKEMSLKDFKFVADVNYTGFFLCTKYAAPVMAAMNAASGKYYTDIITVSSKSALAGSNKNGAYAGSKFGTIGLVQSFAKELVNDNIKVNAVCPGNFFDGPLWSDPERGLFVQYLNAGKVPGATTVADIKRFYEAQVPMNRGCDGSDVTKAILYAVEQKYETGQAIPVTGGQVMLN from the coding sequence ATGAATCGTAAAATTTTAGAAATGGCACTACTGCTGCGCGGGCTGTCGTTTGACGGCGAGAAGGGCGATATTGTTGTGTTTAAAGCGCCGCTTGATCGGGCGGATCTCATTTGCCGTGCAGATGAACTCGCTGAAAAATTTAAACCGGACATGCGATCAGTTATCGTCGAGGATATCGGCGGGTTTCTGCTCGGTGAAGATTATGATGCAGCGGCGAACGGCGCTGAAAATCCGGAGAAAGTGACGGGCCGGGCCGGTGTGGTGAATAATAAAGTTTGCGTGGTTACCGGCGGTGCGCAGGGTTTCGGCGAAAGTATTGTACGTGAACTGATTGCCGCCGGTGCGATTGTATTTATCGCGGATATGAATGTTGCCGGTGCCAAAAAGCTGGCGGCGGAATTAAATTCCGTCGCAGAGAAAACGGTGGCATTTGGCGCGGCGGTGAATGTGACGGATGAGGCGTCAGTGAAAGCGATGGTGGATGAGGTCGTTTTAACCGCCGGCGGCATAGACCTGTTTATCAGCAACGCCGGCGTTTTGAAAGCCGGCAGTGTGAAGGAAATGTCGTTGAAAGATTTTAAATTTGTGGCGGATGTCAATTACACCGGCTTCTTCCTTTGCACCAAATACGCCGCGCCGGTGATGGCGGCGATGAATGCGGCAAGCGGGAAATATTACACTGATATTATTACGGTGAGTTCAAAGTCGGCGCTTGCAGGTTCGAATAAAAATGGCGCATATGCCGGGTCAAAATTCGGGACGATCGGGCTGGTGCAGAGTTTTGCGAAGGAGCTGGTGAACGATAATATCAAGGTGAATGCAGTCTGTCCCGGAAACTTTTTTGACGGTCCGCTGTGGAGCGATCCGGAACGCGGCTTGTTTGTGCAGTACTTAAATGCGGGCAAGGTTCCCGGCGCAACAACAGTGGCGGACATAAAACGGTTTTATGAAGCGCAGGTGCCGATGAATCGCGGTTGTGACGGCAGTGATGTAACAAAAGCGATTCTGTATGCGGTTGAACAAAAATATGAAACCGGCCAGGCCATTCCAGTGACCGGCGGTCAGGTGATGTTGAATTGA
- a CDS encoding thiamine pyrophosphate-dependent enzyme, with product MPKSQIVDPKEVRKAGEITFTPIPVNQYKPDFKKETKKYGTDRLKKMYYDMLILREFETMLNLIKTQGAYEGIEYNHPGPAHLSIGQEAAAVGQAVHLDTDDYIFGSHRSHGEILAKCLSAVYQLDDAALTKIMDEFFAGETVNVVKDGSQKSVKELAEDFVLYGTLAEIFARRTGFNRGLGGSMHAFFIPFGSMPNNAIVGGSGDISVGSALFKLINRKPGIVIANIGDASLGCGPVWEGFWMAAMDQYRKLWGKDFGAPPVLFNIMNNHYGMGGQTRGETMGYDKLARIGAGINPEQMHAERVDGYNPLAVADATERQKKTLLAGKGPALLDVVTYRISGHSPSDASSYRTKEEVELWEANDCVKLFREYLVSSGAFTESEADELKAKVVAKITKTLKLATDVNVSPYSSVNMIEDVMFSNLKIEKMEERTPDVLMPLEENPRVQQLKRKERFAFDVNGKPHSANKLYTYRDGIFEAMIHRFYTDPTFVAYGEENRDWGGAFACYRGLTESIPYHRLFNSPISEGAIVGSACGYAMSGGRVCVELMYCDFMGRAGDEIFNQISKWQSMSAGILKMPLVLRISVGNKYGAQHSQDWTAMVNHIPGLKVYYPATTYDAKGMLNLALSGTDPVIFFESQKTYGIGEMFETGGVPEGYYETPEGEPAVRRAGKDVTIITVGPVLYSGLKAADILQEKYNLEAEVIDLRFVNPLNYNTLIESVKKTGRVVLASDAVERGSALHNIANNLAQFCFDYLDAPPVVIGAKNWISPAAEMETDYYPQPDWMIDAIHQRVLPLPGHSVQHNYTSGEMLRIAKKGV from the coding sequence ATGCCAAAAAGTCAGATTGTTGATCCGAAAGAAGTTCGCAAAGCCGGTGAAATTACATTCACGCCGATTCCGGTGAATCAGTATAAACCGGATTTTAAAAAGGAAACGAAAAAGTACGGTACCGACCGGCTGAAGAAGATGTATTATGACATGCTGATTCTGCGTGAGTTTGAAACGATGCTGAATCTGATTAAAACGCAGGGTGCGTATGAAGGGATTGAATATAATCATCCGGGTCCGGCGCATCTTTCGATCGGTCAGGAAGCGGCGGCGGTCGGTCAGGCGGTGCATCTCGATACCGACGATTATATTTTCGGTTCGCACCGTTCACACGGTGAAATTCTGGCGAAATGTCTATCCGCTGTGTACCAGCTCGACGATGCAGCGCTGACAAAAATTATGGATGAGTTTTTTGCCGGTGAAACCGTGAACGTTGTGAAAGACGGCTCACAGAAATCAGTAAAAGAACTCGCTGAAGATTTTGTACTCTACGGGACGCTCGCCGAAATTTTTGCACGCCGCACCGGATTCAATCGCGGACTCGGCGGTTCGATGCACGCATTTTTTATTCCGTTCGGGTCAATGCCGAATAACGCAATTGTCGGCGGCTCAGGCGATATTTCAGTTGGTTCGGCACTGTTCAAACTGATCAACAGAAAACCGGGCATCGTGATTGCAAATATCGGCGATGCATCACTCGGCTGCGGTCCGGTATGGGAAGGTTTCTGGATGGCGGCGATGGATCAGTACCGCAAACTGTGGGGCAAGGATTTCGGTGCTCCGCCGGTGCTGTTCAACATCATGAACAATCACTACGGCATGGGCGGGCAAACCCGCGGCGAGACGATGGGATATGATAAACTCGCGCGCATCGGCGCCGGAATTAATCCGGAACAGATGCACGCTGAGCGCGTTGACGGATACAACCCGCTTGCCGTTGCCGACGCTACAGAACGGCAGAAAAAAACGCTGCTTGCCGGCAAAGGTCCGGCGCTGCTTGATGTGGTAACGTACCGCATTTCCGGCCACTCTCCGTCTGACGCTTCTTCCTATCGCACGAAAGAGGAAGTGGAACTCTGGGAAGCGAATGACTGTGTGAAACTGTTCCGTGAATATCTCGTCAGCAGCGGTGCATTCACTGAAAGCGAAGCGGATGAACTGAAAGCAAAGGTTGTTGCAAAAATTACAAAAACGCTAAAGCTTGCAACGGATGTGAATGTGTCGCCGTACAGCAGCGTCAACATGATTGAAGATGTGATGTTCTCGAATCTGAAAATTGAAAAGATGGAAGAGCGCACGCCGGACGTGCTGATGCCGCTGGAAGAAAATCCGCGCGTACAGCAATTGAAACGCAAAGAGCGCTTTGCGTTTGATGTGAACGGGAAACCGCACTCTGCGAATAAACTGTATACTTATCGCGACGGAATTTTTGAAGCGATGATTCACCGCTTTTACACCGATCCGACTTTCGTGGCATATGGCGAAGAAAACCGTGACTGGGGCGGTGCGTTTGCCTGTTATCGCGGGCTGACAGAATCTATCCCGTATCACCGTCTTTTTAACTCACCGATTTCAGAAGGCGCGATTGTCGGTTCCGCATGCGGCTACGCGATGAGCGGCGGCCGTGTCTGCGTCGAGCTGATGTATTGCGATTTTATGGGACGCGCCGGCGACGAAATTTTCAACCAGATTTCCAAATGGCAGTCAATGTCCGCCGGCATTCTGAAAATGCCGCTGGTATTGCGGATTTCTGTCGGCAATAAATACGGCGCGCAGCATTCACAGGACTGGACGGCGATGGTGAATCACATTCCGGGACTGAAAGTGTATTATCCGGCGACAACATACGATGCCAAAGGCATGCTGAACCTTGCACTGTCCGGCACCGATCCGGTGATCTTTTTTGAATCGCAGAAAACTTACGGCATCGGCGAAATGTTTGAAACCGGCGGCGTGCCGGAAGGGTATTATGAAACGCCGGAAGGCGAGCCGGCAGTGCGCCGCGCCGGAAAAGATGTGACCATTATAACCGTCGGACCGGTGTTGTATTCCGGTTTGAAAGCGGCGGATATACTGCAAGAAAAATATAATCTTGAAGCGGAAGTGATCGACCTGCGTTTTGTAAATCCGCTGAATTATAACACGCTCATTGAGTCGGTGAAGAAAACCGGCCGCGTTGTGCTGGCTTCTGATGCAGTAGAACGCGGCAGCGCGCTGCACAACATCGCGAACAATCTGGCGCAGTTCTGCTTTGATTATCTCGATGCACCGCCGGTTGTGATCGGCGCGAAAAACTGGATTTCACCGGCGGCAGAAATGGAAACGGATTATTATCCACAGCCCGACTGGATGATCGACGCAATTCATCAGCGCGTTCTGCCGTTGCCGGGACACTCCGTGCAGCATAACTACACTAGCGGCGAAATGCTGCGCATTGCGAAGAAAGGTGTTTAA
- a CDS encoding PHP domain-containing protein, with translation MSLNSKSVDERLAVVRALGESVKAGVKQTEEVNNHVHTIYSFSPYSPSEAAVKAAQAGLQTVGIMDHDSVAGCAEMLEACKAVNIASTAGCEIRVNMDGTLVAGRKTNNPDESNISYIALHGIPRPQFASVQKFLQPIHTARIARDRKEVEKLNEILTARGAPVLDFDRDVAAISEAANGGSITERHILYALSLKLIAMFGKGAPLIQFIESQMQILLPEKLKTLLNDETNPHYAYDLLGVFKSALVPLFFIPSGNDECINVRDAVNFANRIGAIPAYAYLGDVGESPTGDKKAEKFEDDYLDELIPELKKIGFKAVTYMPPRNTKEQLLRLQKLCRENELMEISGVDVNSSRQSFNCPELLEPEFRHLITAAWALIAHEKLAAENPALALFSLENPLAGKPLQERIEIYADIGKRIDHKHPESAVTLIDF, from the coding sequence ATGAGCTTAAATTCCAAATCAGTTGACGAGCGTTTAGCTGTGGTGCGCGCCCTGGGCGAATCTGTGAAAGCCGGAGTGAAGCAGACGGAAGAGGTAAATAATCACGTTCATACGATTTATTCATTCAGTCCGTACTCGCCAAGCGAAGCAGCTGTAAAAGCAGCACAAGCGGGTTTGCAGACTGTCGGCATTATGGATCACGATTCCGTTGCCGGTTGCGCTGAAATGCTGGAAGCATGTAAAGCAGTGAATATCGCCAGCACCGCCGGCTGTGAAATCCGTGTGAATATGGACGGTACGCTGGTTGCAGGACGCAAGACGAATAATCCGGATGAATCGAATATCAGTTATATTGCGCTGCACGGAATTCCGCGCCCGCAGTTCGCGTCAGTGCAGAAATTTCTGCAGCCGATTCATACCGCGCGCATTGCGCGCGACCGTAAAGAAGTTGAAAAGCTGAATGAAATTCTCACTGCGCGTGGTGCACCGGTGTTGGATTTTGACCGTGATGTCGCAGCAATTTCTGAAGCGGCGAACGGCGGTTCGATTACGGAGCGTCACATTCTGTATGCACTGTCGCTGAAACTGATTGCTATGTTCGGCAAAGGTGCGCCGCTGATTCAGTTCATTGAATCGCAAATGCAGATTTTGCTGCCGGAAAAATTAAAAACGCTGCTGAACGACGAAACGAATCCGCATTATGCATACGATCTGCTCGGCGTGTTTAAATCGGCGCTGGTTCCGCTGTTTTTCATTCCATCCGGCAACGACGAATGTATTAACGTGCGCGACGCGGTGAATTTTGCAAACCGCATCGGTGCAATTCCGGCATACGCCTATCTCGGTGATGTCGGCGAGTCGCCGACCGGCGACAAAAAAGCTGAAAAATTTGAAGACGATTATCTCGACGAGTTGATTCCTGAGCTGAAAAAAATCGGCTTTAAAGCAGTGACGTATATGCCGCCCCGCAACACGAAAGAGCAGCTGCTGCGGTTGCAGAAACTTTGTCGAGAAAATGAGCTGATGGAGATTTCCGGTGTGGATGTCAACAGTTCGCGGCAGTCGTTTAACTGTCCGGAATTGCTGGAGCCGGAATTCCGGCACTTGATTACGGCAGCATGGGCGCTGATCGCGCACGAAAAGCTGGCGGCAGAAAATCCGGCGCTGGCGCTGTTCAGCCTCGAAAATCCGCTCGCCGGAAAACCGTTACAGGAACGCATTGAAATTTATGCTGACATCGGTAAACGGATTGATCATAAACATCCGGAAAGCGCTGTAACATTAATTGATTTTTAA